The following proteins are encoded in a genomic region of Triticum dicoccoides isolate Atlit2015 ecotype Zavitan chromosome 1B, WEW_v2.0, whole genome shotgun sequence:
- the LOC119323225 gene encoding uncharacterized protein LOC119323225, giving the protein MAGGKRRYKRNPTAGGPRHSAGAGRRRSLPELPSFVSPTSVAAVFGPSSSGGRGRGRGGRRGAAAEPANAVPFSYTAALRPCPASAGGATQALEVAIDTGSCADPAASASMYSYEVVGGIGLGFHGDEEAEGQEEAGEGAPHLGLGFHDRIEEEMDAEVEELEEVSFVTPRQAKSKGRQNGGFISIGGVRIYSEDTSSPESEGMGDSDEESDSDYEVRDRNADVDSSEEDSDDDKVDPESDEDGSGSDSEEGLSIGDSSVDDEIVADYMEGIGGSEELLSSRWLNGMKLVDSDDDEMDTDDDEDGFLKKGKEKLEGYALMRASEQYGMKMPNSAERRKGKSTNGRDCDRGLASIQVMGLEDVMMVKDARMANRSSKGSKASSSSQLSRSWPDASRKSKKYQRVPGEKKKHKKEHIAKKRRQRMLSRGVDLEQINTKLRKMVVNQLDMLCFQPMHSRDCSQVQRLASIYQLKSGCQGSGNKRFVTVTLTGQSSMPSADGQVRLDKLLGTEPEDYSVNWNSSKGPARAKGLSAPGKLVRHSDSCGKKVPTKKVSFAERPVSFVSSGTMAETATEAVAVGSTAGDVSCEKVVGSDSKLGTFETHTKGFGSKMMAKMGFIEGTGLGKDGQGILQPVQAIQRPKSLGLGVEFDSELEAAKARSEPPAKARPEPPANARRELSRTRSEPRRNTRPPEMYDCGTFERHTKGFGSKMMVKMGFVPGSGLGKDGQGIVNPLTAVRRPKSRGLGATDKY; this is encoded by the exons atggccggcggcaagcGCCGCTACAAGCGCAACCCCACCGCCGGCGGGCCCCGTCACAGCGCCGGAGCCGGGCGCCGGCGCTCGCTCCCAGAACTCCCTTCCTTCGTCTCCCCCACCTCCGTCGCCGCCGTGTTTGGCCCTTCCTCCTCTGGCGGCCGGGGGCGCGGCCGAGGCGGCCGGCGCGGCGCCGCGGCGGAACCCGCCAACGCCGTCCCCTTCAGCTACACCGCCGCCCTTCGCCCGTGCCCCGCCTCCGCCGGCGGGGCGACGCAGGCGCTGGAGGTGGCCATAGACACCGGCTCCTGCGCCGATCCGGCCGCCTCCGCGTCGATGTACTCGTACGAAGTGGTCGGAGGGATCGGGCTTGGATTccacggcgacgaggaggcggaggGCCAGGAGGAGGCCGGTGAGGGCGCGCCGCATCTAGGATTGGGATTCCACGATCGTATCGAAGAAGAGATGGACGCTGAGGTTGAGGAATTGGAGGAGGTCTCCTTCGTGACACCGAGGCAGGCTAAAAGCAAAGGGAGGCAGAATGGTGGATTTATCTCCATTGGGGGAGTCAGGATCTACAGCGAGGATACCTCATCACCGGAATCAGAGGGGATGGGCGACTCCGACGAGGAATCAGATTCCGATTATGAGGTGAGAGATCGCAACGCTGATGTTGATAGCAGTgaggaagatagtgatgatgataaGGTGGATCCGGAGTCCGATGAGGACGGTTCAGGGTCAGACTCCGAGGAGGGTCTCAGCATTGGGGACTCATCGGTTGATGATGAGATTGTTGCCGATTACATGGAGGGGATTGGTGGCAGCGAGGAGCTATTGAGCAGTAGGTGGTTGAATGGCATGAAATTGGTTGATTCAGATGATGATGAGATGGATACAGACGACGATGAGGACGGGTTCCTAAAGAAGGGGAAGGAAAAGCTTGAGGGTTATGCGCTAATGCGTGCATCTGAGCAGTATGGGATGAAGATGCCCAACTCGGCTGAAAGGCGCAAAGGAAAGAGCACTAATGGCAGGGATTGTGACAGGGGCCTGGCTAGTATACAAGTTATGGGGCTGGAGGATGTGATGATGGTAAAGGATGCAAGGATGGCAAATCGGTCAAGTAAGGGTTCAAAGGCTTCATCGTCCTCTCAGCTCTCCAGGTCCTGGCCCGATGCGTCCAGGAAGAGCAAGAAATATCAGAGGGTCCCAG GTGAAAAAAAGAAGCACAAGAAGGAACACATTGCAAAGAAACGCCGTCAACGGATGCTAAGTAGAGGAGTTGACTTAGAGCAAATCAATACT AAACTGAGGAAGATGGTTGTCAATCAACTTGATATGTTGTGCTTTCAGCCAATGCACTCTCGGGACTGTTCTCAG GTACAACGCCTCGCATCTATTTATCAATTGAAAAGTGGGTGTCAAGGTTCAGGCAATAAAAG GTTTGTTACGGTGACATTAACTGGACAGTCTTCCATGCCATCTGCAGATGGTCAAGTTCGACTTGATAAG CTTTTGGGGACTGAGCCTGAGGACTACAGTGTCAACTGGAACAGCTCCAAAGGTCCAGCAAGAGCGAAGGGCCTTTCAGCTCCAGGGAAATTGGTGAGGCACAGCGATTCTTGTGGGAAGAAAGTTCCAACGAAAAAGGTCTCATTTGCGGAGCGTCCTGTATCTTTTGTGTCTTCTGGCACTATGGCGGAAACTGCTACCGAGGCAGTAGCAGTTGGCTCAACTGCTGGCGATGTGTCATGTGAGAAGGTTGTCGGAAGCGACTCCAAGCTGGGCACCTTTGAGACGCACACCAAGGGCTTTGGTTCCAAGATGATGGCGAAGATGGGATTCATAGAGGGCACTGGCCTTGGCAAAGATGGCCAAGGCATATTGCAGCCTGTCCAAGCAATTCAGCGTCCCAAATCTCTTGGGTTAGGTGTAGAATTTGACAGCGAATTGGAGGCGGCCAAAGCAAGGTCAGAGCCACCGGCCAAAGCAAGGCCAGAGCCACCGGCTAATGCAAGGCGAGAACTGAGTAGAACCAGGTCAGAACCGAGGCGCAACACACGGCCACCGGAGATGTATGACTGCGGCACTTTTGAGAGGCATACAAAGGGTTTTGGATCCAAAATGATGGTGAAGATGGGGTTTGTTCCGGGTTCTGGCCTGGGGAAGGATGGCCAGGGCATTGTCAACCCCTTGACCGCGGTAAGACGACCGAAATCACGGGGGCTCGGAGCTACCGACAAGTACTAA